The following coding sequences lie in one Aureimonas sp. AU20 genomic window:
- a CDS encoding helix-turn-helix domain-containing protein: protein MNNGLKALRLSSDELGAQGAFAAWQASLPQFSTDLNGAAMADFRVEQTAWLMDSLIVGSGLLAPIRVVRTLSQIGDGYSQFQFIQSIRGRWTGDADGRAIEAEEGDTICFDTARPFRVVNTFSNHRFLVVPRDKLPHALVSNPALHGTVLRSAGNFVLAAHLDALMRCLPALHEEEAARLTRGTLAILTAALGEIDDQRLSKAETQPAQPALRLRVERYIEHNLASPELTPEAISRDLGIARSSLYRAFSPLGGISSFIQLRRLDTACALLFHPEEHRSVRELAETLGFENSATFSKAFRRRFGCSPREARGRGTTQSRDTKAMFERWQVATQPPQQAAQDRSLVGAESV, encoded by the coding sequence ATGAACAACGGTTTGAAGGCGCTCCGCCTCAGCAGCGATGAACTCGGCGCGCAAGGCGCGTTCGCCGCCTGGCAGGCCTCCCTGCCCCAATTCAGCACGGACCTGAACGGCGCCGCCATGGCCGATTTCCGCGTCGAGCAAACGGCGTGGCTGATGGATTCGCTGATCGTCGGTTCGGGTCTCCTTGCGCCTATCCGCGTCGTGCGCACGCTCTCGCAGATCGGCGATGGCTACAGCCAGTTCCAGTTCATCCAAAGCATCCGGGGGCGGTGGACCGGCGACGCGGACGGTCGCGCGATCGAAGCCGAGGAGGGCGACACGATCTGCTTCGACACGGCGCGCCCCTTTCGGGTCGTCAACACGTTCTCGAACCATCGCTTTCTGGTCGTCCCGCGCGACAAGCTTCCGCATGCGCTCGTGAGCAACCCGGCCCTGCACGGAACGGTGCTGCGCTCGGCGGGGAACTTCGTGCTCGCGGCCCATCTGGATGCGCTGATGCGCTGCCTGCCCGCGCTGCACGAGGAAGAAGCGGCGCGCCTGACGCGCGGCACGCTGGCCATCCTCACCGCCGCGCTGGGCGAGATCGACGACCAGCGCCTGTCCAAGGCCGAGACGCAGCCCGCCCAGCCTGCCCTTCGGCTGCGGGTCGAACGATATATCGAGCACAATCTGGCCTCGCCAGAGCTGACGCCCGAGGCGATCTCGCGCGATCTCGGCATCGCGCGCTCGTCGCTCTACCGCGCCTTTTCGCCGCTCGGTGGCATCTCCAGCTTTATCCAACTGCGCCGGCTGGACACGGCCTGCGCGCTCCTGTTCCACCCCGAGGAGCACCGCAGCGTTCGGGAACTGGCGGAAACGCTCGGCTTCGAGAACAGCGCGACCTTCTCCAAGGCCTTCCGCCGCCGCTTCGGCTGCTCCCCGCGCGAGGCGCGCGGCCGGGGCACGACGCAATCGCGCGACACGAAGGCCATGTTCGAGCGCTGGCAAGTGGCGACGCAACCGCCGCAGCAAGCGGCGCAAGACCGCTCGCTGGTCGGGGCGGAGAGCGTCTGA